Sequence from the Armatimonadota bacterium genome:
ATCGCCAAACGGCATGGAACACGCGAAATCACCGGCGCGCGCGCGTATATATGACAGCATCTGAGGTTGGCTCGGAACTTCGAATTCAACAACGTCTCTGATCTCAGGGCGCGAGGGGCTGCTTATTGACGGCTGCAGCGCGCTCACCTGTTCATATTGAAACAGACCCGACATGCCGCAGCGCGATAAAACCTTTGACAACTGTCCGCCTGCCGCTATAAGTCTCAAATTGCAGCCTTTGGGCACAAGAGAATTTGCTGCATCAATAAGAGCCGATACGCCTGTAGAATCCATAAAGATCAGCCCCCTCAGATCAATATTGATCAACGACTTGTCACGCTCAACAAGGCTCACAATTGCTTGCCTGACCCTGTCCATGTTGCGAAAATCCACTTCACCACGCAGCGCTATGGTAGGCTCATCAGCGTAGTTGATTAGAATCTCAAGCTCACCGTCCAAATTGCACAATTCCATTTCTTTTACTTCCCGAAGCGGTAATTGTAAGGCCGATTGTCTCTTCCATCCGCCATATATTAGACGATACGGGCTGAACTTTTGTTCACACAAAGAACAACCTGGACAATTATGTGTGCTTGGCTGGGGGTTATTTGAAGAAAATCATCACGTATTCGTGCTTGAAGATATAAAATCCGCCGCTGAGGGCGCGGTAACGCCAGAGGTTGGCATCCTTACCTTTGCCCTTTTCATTTCCCTCTATGTTTTTAACTATGATCGATTTGGTGCGGAAGCCCACCTCGTTCATTTTTTGCATGCACTTGAACCCTAGGGGATCGAGTTCGCCTGCGCCATATTTATCGCCTATCACCAGCACAGCAAACCGGCCTTCTTCAAGCGTATCGTAAGCGTTTTGAGCGACTTTCATGAACCCGGCAAGAAAAGCATCTGTCGTAGGGCAGTTAGACAGGTCCGCATCAAGTTCGCTGAATTTAATGATGTCGGCGTATGGAGGGTGCAGCACTGCCAGTTGGGCTTTCTCGGCGCCCATCTCCTGCAGTGCCGTTTGAACACTCTTTTTTGCTTTACTGGAGGAGCTGTCGCCCTGAATGAGTCTGATCGTATCGTCAAGAGCCTGGTCAGGCAGTTTGCCCTTAACATGATCGATGAGATCCGACTTCAGCTCAACCCCTATCAGTCTTCGATTTAAATTCACTGCTTCTATGGCCGAAGTG
This genomic interval carries:
- a CDS encoding DNA methyltransferase, which translates into the protein MVDKRRSRKLEYSDIDLSRWKEYEDILTDSLWIMGSRQNTNGHVFDYHGNFIPQIANQAFRRYTREGDIVVDWFLGSGTSAIEAVNLNRRLIGVELKSDLIDHVKGKLPDQALDDTIRLIQGDSSSSKAKKSVQTALQEMGAEKAQLAVLHPPYADIIKFSELDADLSNCPTTDAFLAGFMKVAQNAYDTLEEGRFAVLVIGDKYGAGELDPLGFKCMQKMNEVGFRTKSIIVKNIEGNEKGKGKDANLWRYRALSGGFYIFKHEYVMIFFK
- a CDS encoding ATP-binding protein, producing MELCNLDGELEILINYADEPTIALRGEVDFRNMDRVRQAIVSLVERDKSLINIDLRGLIFMDSTGVSALIDAANSLVPKGCNLRLIAAGGQLSKVLSRCGMSGLFQYEQVSALQPSISSPSRPEIRDVVEFEVPSQPQMLSYIRARAGDFACSMPFGDEDIEDIKLAIGEAATNAIRHGTCRDCHKVRIRFERGKDEMRVFVIDRGRGFDPDSVCPTPFGDMCEGGRGIMFMRALMDDVTFSSENPGTCVEMTKKFQPS